From Panthera uncia isolate 11264 chromosome X, Puncia_PCG_1.0, whole genome shotgun sequence, the proteins below share one genomic window:
- the CITED1 gene encoding cbp/p300-interacting transactivator 1 isoform X1: MEPSAQKFQLAASSPTSLSNFCQGSEMPTMSRPALDVKGGTSPAKEDANQEMSSLTYSNLGVKDRKAVAILHYPGVASNGTKASGAPTSSSGSPSPIDSPTATPPTKPPPFNLHPAPHLLASMQLQKLNSQYHGMAAATPGQPGEAGPLQNWGFAAQAGGAGSLSPSTGAQSPAIIDSDPVDEEVLMSLVVELGLDRANELPELWLGQNEFDFTADFPSGC; the protein is encoded by the exons ATGGAGCCATCTG CACAAAAGTTCCAGCTGGCAGCATCATCTCCCACCAGTTTATCCAACTTCTGCCAAGGCTCTGAAATGCCAACCATGTCGAGGCCTGCACTTGATGTCAAGGGTGGCACCTCACCTGCGAAGGAG gatGCCAACCAAGAGATGAGCTCTCTGACCTACTCTAACCTGGGAGTGAAAGACCGCAAAGCAGTGGCCATTCTGCACTACCCTGGGGTAGCCTCGAATGGAACCAAGGCCAGTGGGGCTCCCACTAGTTCCTCAGGATCTCCATCTCCAATAGACTCTCCTACCGCCACCCCTCCCACTAAACCCCCACCCTTCAACCTGCACCCTGCCCCTCATCTGCTGGCCAGTATGCAGCTGCAGAAACTCAATAGCCAGTATCATGGGATGGCTGCCGCCACTCCGGGCCAACCTGGGGAGGCAGGGCCCCTACAAAACTGGGGCTTTGCAGCTCAGGCGGGAGGGGCGGGGTCACTCTCTCCTTCTACTGGTGCCCAGAGCCCTGCTATCATCGACTCGGACCCAGTGGATGAGGAGGTGCTGATGTCGCTGGTGGTGGAACTGGGACTGGACCGGGCCAATGAGCTGCCAGAGCTGTGGCTGGGGCAGAATGAGTTTGACTTCACGGCGGACTTTCCATCTGGCTGCTGA
- the CITED1 gene encoding cbp/p300-interacting transactivator 1 isoform X2 produces MPTMSRPALDVKGGTSPAKEDANQEMSSLTYSNLGVKDRKAVAILHYPGVASNGTKASGAPTSSSGSPSPIDSPTATPPTKPPPFNLHPAPHLLASMQLQKLNSQYHGMAAATPGQPGEAGPLQNWGFAAQAGGAGSLSPSTGAQSPAIIDSDPVDEEVLMSLVVELGLDRANELPELWLGQNEFDFTADFPSGC; encoded by the exons ATGCCAACCATGTCGAGGCCTGCACTTGATGTCAAGGGTGGCACCTCACCTGCGAAGGAG gatGCCAACCAAGAGATGAGCTCTCTGACCTACTCTAACCTGGGAGTGAAAGACCGCAAAGCAGTGGCCATTCTGCACTACCCTGGGGTAGCCTCGAATGGAACCAAGGCCAGTGGGGCTCCCACTAGTTCCTCAGGATCTCCATCTCCAATAGACTCTCCTACCGCCACCCCTCCCACTAAACCCCCACCCTTCAACCTGCACCCTGCCCCTCATCTGCTGGCCAGTATGCAGCTGCAGAAACTCAATAGCCAGTATCATGGGATGGCTGCCGCCACTCCGGGCCAACCTGGGGAGGCAGGGCCCCTACAAAACTGGGGCTTTGCAGCTCAGGCGGGAGGGGCGGGGTCACTCTCTCCTTCTACTGGTGCCCAGAGCCCTGCTATCATCGACTCGGACCCAGTGGATGAGGAGGTGCTGATGTCGCTGGTGGTGGAACTGGGACTGGACCGGGCCAATGAGCTGCCAGAGCTGTGGCTGGGGCAGAATGAGTTTGACTTCACGGCGGACTTTCCATCTGGCTGCTGA